From a single Sebastes umbrosus isolate fSebUmb1 chromosome 17, fSebUmb1.pri, whole genome shotgun sequence genomic region:
- the LOC119475193 gene encoding uncharacterized protein LOC119475193: protein MTDKIFSVVVPSATLSTPTELTGSQVDAPALPMVKRPVPLPQELMFLMPETPGPLPTETTVTVPVSEALPISPETSAEPIQPPLQPPRAQSQPLPRPSAVPSCPPPQLPGYDHDVSQWNCSQQQRIWMKTELESLGLWPGSIPVRNPMKMLSLWRLPPQPELIDSISDLPSPKYFQLHPFFIWKPENDNLMARLRNNDTLPCIEGCAQPQVTSAGVGRPRVIVGITGQYYLLSSRLCCKVCRKRWYADNPLWLEKLPKRFTNLLPAILTYKKAICKSVMDELRRTGNSPTDMTKQIMEMMHLKYERAHLAYLLSCQNTMDGEAGRYDQRTITQFIRQETKPAPFGDYGDSDGWNGISVSAHYLTDCLLHEYQHQEDAIKIHIHTWKLPSTTTV, encoded by the exons ATGACTGACAAGATTTTTTCTGTTGTAGTACCATCTGCTACACTGTCCACACCAACTGAACTGACGGGTTCACAAGTAGATG CCCCTGCTCTGCCGATGGTAAAGAGACCTGTGCCCCTTCCTCAGGAGCTGATGTTCCTGATGCCAGAAACACCAGGACCCTTGCCAACAGAGACAACTGTCACTGTTCCAG TGTCAGAGGCACTTCCGATTTCTCCTGAGACGTCTGCAGAGCCCATTCAACCGCCGCTGCAACCGCCAAGAGCTCAAA GTCAGCCATTACCCAGGCCATCAGCTGTCCCCAGCTGTCCTCCTCCACAGCTTCCTGGCTATGACCATGATGTCAGTCAGTGGAACTGTTCACAGCAGCAGAGGATCTGGATGAAGACAGAGCTGGAATCCCTGGGTCTCTGGCCAGGCTCCATTCCTGTGCGCAACCCCATGAAGATGCTGTCACTGTGGCGTCTCCCTCCCCAGCCAGAATTAATTGACAGCATCTCTGATCTTCCATCCCCAAAGTACTTTCAGCTCCATCCCTTTTTCATATGGAAGCCAGAGAATGACAACTTGATGGCGAGGCTGAGGAACAACGACACTCTGCCATGTATTGAAGGTTGTGCTCAGCCTCAAGTTACCTCTGCAGGTGTTGGTAGGCCTCGTGTGATTGTTGGCATCACTGGACAGTACTACCTGTTGTCATCCAGGCTGTGCTGCAAAGTTTGCCGGAAGAGGTGGTATGCTGACAACCCACTGTGGCTGGAAAAGCTTCCAAAGAGGTTCACAAACCTGTTGCCAGCAATACTGACCTACAAAAAGGCCATCTGTAAATCGGTCATGGACGAGCTCAGACGCACAGGTAACTCACCCACCGACATGACAAAGCAGATCATGGAGATGATGCACCTGAAATACGAACGTGCTCACCTGGCCTACCTCCTCAGCTGCCAAAACACCATGGATGGCGAGGCAGGGAGGTATGACCAAAGAACCATCACTCAGTTCATAAGACAGGAAACCAAGCCAGCTCCCTTCGGGGACTACGGGGATTCAGATGGCTGGAACGGGATCTCTGTGTCTGCACACTACCTGACTGACTGCCTGCTGCATGAGTATCAACACCAGGAAGATGCCATCAAAA tacacattcacacctggaagctgcccagtacaaccacagtctga
- the LOC119475983 gene encoding uncharacterized protein LOC119475983, whose protein sequence is MLFFITGKMQKTVFFPGRMSVTFRKGPLGYLRQDPTDAAKLLKDNPSLQDKSAPVKEELVRKNALSVIILRGGDASDKTEVAGEYILQFGKYKGKSFRWLLENDIGYTIYLIKNQQKEETAGVFMAGGHSKDSLLSFVSYALSFQEIQSLLNYEKQKPVVTAAAAAAASEDDQLVGFGSRAKSTWREIWDSRDDGYAAFIMRKSCAPGTKMHKLQVYLQKKLPSPSGSSLVTHASQAPAEAMVMDEDEELERAMLGICPSKQHVQSCDCFCTISINCQTTGFGNRKRFLTKQKRPVVDRDSGTMNSYPKPKHDINRSFSC, encoded by the exons ATGCTTTTCTTCATTACAGGTAAAATgcagaaaactgtttttttccctggGAGAATGAGTGTCACATTCCGCAAGGGACCACTTGGATATCTCCGTCAGGATCCAACGGATGCAGCCAAACTCCTTAAAGACAACCCCTCTCTACAGGACAAGTCTGCACCCGTGAAGGAGGAGCTGGTCAGGAAAAATGCACTGTCTGTGATCATTTTAAGAGGAGGGGATGCTTCAGATAAAACTGAGGTGGCTGGAGAATACATCCTGCAGTTTGGGAAATATAAAGGGAAGTCCTTCCGCTGGCTCCTTGAAAATGACATTGGGTATACCATCTACCTAATCAAGAACCAGCAAAAGGAGGAGACTGCAGGAGTGTTCATGGCAGGGGGGCACAGCAAGGACAGCCTGCTGTCATTTGTGAGCTATGCCCTCAGCTTTCAAGAAATCCAGTCTCTTCTCAATTATGAGAAACAAAAGCCAgttgtgacagcagcagcagcagcagcagcatcagaggATGACCAGCTGGTTGGTTTTGGCTCTCGTGCCAAAAGCACCTGGAGAGAGATTTGGGACAGCAGGGATGATGGCTATGCAGCCTTTATTATGAGGAAAAGCTGTGCTCCAGGAACAAAGATGCACAAACTACAAGTGTACCTGCAGAAGAAGCTGCCCTCCCCCTCTGGCTCCTCTCTGGTGACACATGCCTCACAGGCCCCTGCTGAAGCCATGG TgatggatgaagatgaagagctgGAGAGAGCGATGCTGGGTATCTGTCCTTCCAAGCAACATGTGCAGAGCTGTGA ctGTTTCTGCACCATCAGCATCAACTGCCAGACGACAGGCTTCGGGAACAGAAAGAGGTTCTTAACCAAACAAAAACGTCCTGTCGTCGACAGAGACTCTGGGACCATGAATTCTTATCCCAAACCGAAGCATGACATAAACCGTTCCTTCTCATGTTGA
- the ncf1 gene encoding neutrophil cytosol factor 1: MEETYVRHVELLGFEKRSYPSQHFVYMLMVKWSDLSEKLIYRTYPEMYVFHKSLKEMFPIEAGEIEKKDRIIPSLPAPRWLYSEKSPETRQTTLTEYCHSLINLPPHISRSKHLSSFLRVRPEDENPPAANPMKRNETFVVSRELARGNVSEISSPIILDTYSVIADFTKTSKHEINLHAGDLVEIVEKNQNGWWFCQCESKRGWIPASYLEPLDGPEEAEDADPDYEGELHITITAYKAEQEDEMSLEVGETVAVIHKLLDGWWVIRKGDETGHFPSMYLHKAGKKELYEAERTKLQGKKPPPRRSTIRNAKSIHKKARQQLSQDAYRRNSRRYLQQKGVPQKNSKNPAKSPLREMKNQDNIPEVSSSSSESESKKEAPIIPPRPSPELILERCSDNTRKKVSIHGSRTSSSSSTSSTS; encoded by the exons ATGGAGGAGACCTACGTCAGGCATGTGGAGCTGTTGGGCTTTGAAAAGCGTTCGTACCCGAGTCAGCACTTC GTTTACATGCTGATGGTGAAATGGAGCGACCTCTCCGAGAAGCTCATCTACAGGACGTATCCTGAGATGTACGTCTTCCAC AAATCGCTGAAGGAGATGTTTCCCATCGAGGCGGGTGAAATAGAAAAGAAGGACAGAATCATCCCGTCATTACCAg CGCCGCGGTGGCTGTACAGCGAGAAGTCACCAGAAACCAGGCAGACCACCTTGACGGAGTACTGCCACTCGCTCATCAACCTGCCGCCTCACATCTCCCGCAGCAAACACCTCTCCAGCTTCCTCAGGGTTCGACCCGAAGACGAGAACCCACCTGCCGCAAACCC AATGAAAAGAAACGAGACGTTTGTGGTGTCCAGGGAGTTGGCCAGAGGCAACGTATCCG AGATTTCCAGCCCCATCATATTGGACACCTACAGCGTGATCGCAGACTTCACCAAGACGTCCAAACACGAGATCAATCTGCACGCCGGAGACCTGGTGGAAATTGTGGAGAAAAATCAGAACG GTTGGTGGTTCTGCCAGTGTGAGTCTAAACGAGGCTGGATTCCTGCGTCCTACTTGGAGCCCCTGGATGGACCGGAGGAGGCCGAGGACGCCGACCCAGACTACGAAG GAGAGCTGCACATCACCATCACAGCCTACAAGGCGGAGCAGGAGGACGAGATGTCTCTGGAGGTCGGTGAAACCGTCGCTGTCATTCACAAGCTGCTGGACGGCTGGTGGGTCATCAG GAAAGGAGATGAGACCGGTCATTTCCCCTCCATGTACCTGCACAAGGCCGGCAAGAAAGAGCTATATGAAGCCGAGAGGACGAAGCTGCAGGGAAAGAAACCACCACCTCGCAG ATCCACCATCCGAAATGCCAAGAGCATCCACAAAAAGGCTCGCCAGCAGCTCAGCCAGGACGCCTACCGCAGGAACAGCCGCCGGTACCTCCAGCAGAAAGGCGTTCCGCAAAAGAACTCCAAGAACCCTGCAAAGTCACCGCTGAGGGAGATGAAGAACCAGG ACAACATTCCTGAGGTGTCCAGCTCCAGTTCGGAGAGCGAGTCGAAGAAGGAGGCTCCAATCATCCCCCCTCGGCCCAGTCCGGAGCTCATCCTGGAGCGCTGCAGCGACAACACCCGCAAGAAAGTCAGCATCCACGGGTCACGCACCAGTTCCAGCTCCAGCACCAGCTCCACGTCCTAG
- the LOC119475192 gene encoding uncharacterized protein LOC119475192, whose translation MNENWMILSWVMVQSETEKSLKPLYEGLAHRYSTAGLEKAQYQWVDRDCCAAFKVAESCAGEHLNWDAWRTTDAIVAEATSGNLLNVCASRSDFNTNMTIKLDLFHCLRRFLRECVSEHHPLYSSFAQFLSAAFSVVDQEDLQRLKDAYAFCGIQPANPTKPHTREHCRTRIPLPEELIKRVEGVFQHFHLTCDPNGAPLFKPSMLKTWRIQRVHILRGCLSDPEVEGGILYRHGGTVQLNHVKGEGARVPVWIPIRGTSQQEGYHFHQAQWVTGTRVSTELFQAQGMTGVARWNYQRLVDLKQPGVHLPAVFDPALMAELNAVSERVLGHVKYPAFQLSNRDTGEKFGLEYVEPGCRPVPLDWDKHRSKTDSTTDRNPPPQSSQLTAQSEPLQSSSMAPQKLFQFAACPPADLAVKPEVTPSTTPEPQTEPETTSPPSLPLLSSPTGARTGPVKTGGRVFVLDHKRWPAPMKQVIDNLLNKHRGQKDMLKLVDQDYAALVHNTCTDPNSMLHPTTKLHISQYVKHLSKLLNTSSSLNTSPEKLQERQELWHSLSEGSETTTVPVVTMPVAVFNPPPPVQTLATPLTQASIEKIVHNIMEIQQQHQHQPQQQQPQQKKAHTKTCLSCGQPKSRYENDGSSIHFFFQQGPVRYFYCSTKVFKAYGAEGLTNPKMPFQDFAATKFFQQELDATKKRVEERGQQKRKRTDSPQTGRKCRFCKMELKQGPNSPHIHTGFPGIAGKYIYCPAKVFSLYKDQGMEKEMTWKEFQVSAFYEREKKRWEVERGK comes from the exons ATGAATGAGAACTGGATGATCCTTTCATGGGTGATGGTGCAGTCTGAGACAGAGAAGTCCCTCAAGCCCCTGTACGAGGGACTAGCACACCGCTACAGCACTGCAGGCCTAGAGAAGGCACAATACCAGTGGGTAGACAG GGATTGCTGTGCAGCGTTTAAGGTGGCAGAATCTTGTGCAGGAGAGCATCTGAACTGGGATGCTTGGAGGACAACTGATGCCATTGTTGCTGAGGCCACTTCTGGTAACCTGCTGAACGTCTGTGCATCACGATCAGACTTCAATACAAACATGACCATCAAGCTGGACTTGTTCCACTGTCTGAGGCGGTTTCTCCGGGAGTGTGTGTCAGAGCACCATCCTCTGTACAGCTCTTTTGCCCAGTTTCTGTCTGCAGCCTTTTCTGTGGTGGACCAGGAAGACCTGCAGAGGCTTAAAGACGCCTATGCCTTCTGTGGAATTCAGCCTGCCAACCCAACAAAGCCACACACTCGCGAGCACTGCAGGACCAGAATTCCACTGCCTGAGGAGCTCATCAAGAGAGTCGAGGGAGTTTTCCAGCACTTTCACCTCACGTGTGATCCAAATGGTGCTCCTCTCTTCAAGCCCTCTATGCTGAAGACATGGCGGATTCAGCGTGTGCACATCCTGCGAGGTTGCCTGAGTGATCCTGAGGTGGAGGGTGGGATCTTGTACAGGCATGGAGGAACAGTGCAGCTGAATCATGTGAAGGGTGAAGGTGCTAGAGTTCCTGTTTGGATCCCCATCAGAGGCACATCCCAGCAGGAGGGATACCATTTCCACCAGGCTCAGTGGGTCACTGGAACACGTGTCTCCACAGAGCTGTTTCAGGCACAGGGGATGACAGGGGTGGCGCGGTGGAATTACCAGCGTCTGGTGGACTTGAAGCAGCCGGGTGTCCACCTCCCAGCTGTCTTTGATCCAGCATTGATGGCAGAGCTCAATGCAGTCTCTGAACGGGTGTTGGGGCACGTGAAATATCCTGCTTTTCAACTCTCTAACAGAGACACTGGAGAGAAGTTTGGCCTGGAGTATGTTGAGCCTGGTTGCCGCCCAGTTCCTCTAGACTGGGACAAGCACAGGAGCAAGACCGACTCTACCACAGACCGGAATCCACCTCCGCAAAGCAGCCAGCTCACTGCCCAGTCTGAGCCTCTTCAGTCATCCTCCATGGCACCACAGAAGCTGTTTCAGTTTGCTGCATGCCCTCCTGCTGACCTTGCTGTAAAACCAGAAGTGACTCCAAGTACAACTCCCGAGCCTCAGACAGAGCCAG aaaCCACATCTCCGCCGTCTCTGCCCCTGCTGTCCTCCCCAACTGGAGCTCGCACTGGACCTGTGAAGACTGGTGGGAGGGTATTTGTGTTGGACCACAAGCGCTGGCCAGCCCCTATGAAGCAGGTTATTGACAACCTGCTGAACAAACACCGTGGGCAGAAGGACATGCTCAAGCTTGTGGACCAGGACTATGCTGCTCTAGTTCACAACACCTGTACAGACCCAAACAGCATGCTCCACCCAACTACCAAACTACATATTTCACAGTACGTAAAGCACCTCAGTAAATTATTAAACACCAGCTCCTCTTTAAACACCAGCCCCGAAAAACTGCAAGAGAGGCAGGAACTCTGGCACTCTCTGTCAGAGGGCAGTGAGACTACCACTGTGCCGGTTGTTACCATGCCTGTTGCAGTTTTTAACCCACCTCCACCTGTTCAGACCCTTGCCACACCTCTAACGCAAGCATCAATTGAGAAAATTGTTCATAACATAATGGAAATCCAACAGCAGCACCAACACCAGCCtcagcaacaacaaccacagcAAAAGAaggcacacacaaaaacatgtcttTCCTGTGGCCAGCCAAAGTCGAGGTATGAGAATGATGGTTCTTCCATCCACTTCTTCTTCCAGCAAGGTCCTGTCAGATATTTCTACTGCTCCACTAAAGTTTTCAAGGCTTATGGTGCTGAAGGTCTGACAAACCCCAAAATGCCCTTTCAAGACTTTGCAGCTACAAAGTTCTTCCAGCAGGAACTGGACGCCACAAAAAAAAGGGTGGAGGAGCGAGGACAGCAGAAGAGGAAAAGGACTGACTCCCCACAGACAGGTCGCAAGTGTCGGTTCTGTAAGATGGAACTGAAACAGGGCCCAAACAGTCCTCACATTCACACTGGATTCCCTGGAATAGCAgggaagtacatttactgccCTGCTAAAGTCTTTTCCCTCTACAAAGATCAGGGCATGGAGAAGGAGATGACCTGGAAGGAGTTCCAGGTGTCTGCTTtttatgagagagaaaaaaagagatgggAAGTTGAAAGGGGAAAATGA